The Geobacter sp. AOG2 genome includes a window with the following:
- a CDS encoding helix-turn-helix transcriptional regulator, producing MEFNVNMQFATEAEVLKVLGHPIRLKIVAGLCTQECNVKHIWECLNLPQATVSQHLALLKHKGIIEGKRDGVEVHYSVIHPLAKKIIAVL from the coding sequence ATGGAATTCAATGTAAATATGCAATTTGCGACAGAAGCAGAGGTTTTGAAGGTACTGGGACACCCGATCAGGCTCAAGATCGTGGCCGGCCTCTGCACCCAGGAATGCAACGTGAAGCATATCTGGGAGTGCCTCAACCTGCCGCAAGCCACGGTATCCCAGCACCTTGCCCTGTTGAAACACAAGGGCATCATCGAAGGCAAACGGGATGGCGTCGAGGTGCACTACAGCGTCATCCACCCCCTGGCCAAGAAGATCATAGCCGTCCTGTGA
- a CDS encoding type II toxin-antitoxin system RelE/ParE family toxin — protein sequence MILVWLPIAAEERFEQLDYIAQDNPLAAISQDEEIERQTSLIVLQPEMGRIGRVKGTRELVISQTPFITIYRIMGERIEILRFLHGAQKWPKKSKSKP from the coding sequence GTGATCCTAGTATGGTTGCCCATTGCCGCAGAGGAACGTTTCGAGCAACTGGACTACATCGCCCAGGACAACCCGCTTGCGGCGATCTCGCAGGATGAGGAGATTGAGCGGCAAACCAGTCTTATTGTTTTGCAGCCGGAAATGGGGCGGATTGGGAGAGTGAAGGGAACCCGCGAGTTGGTTATCAGTCAGACCCCTTTTATTACTATCTACCGCATCATGGGCGAGCGGATAGAGATTCTGCGGTTTCTGCATGGGGCTCAGAAGTGGCCTAAGAAGTCGAAAAGCAAGCCTTGA